The following coding sequences lie in one Candidatus Binatia bacterium genomic window:
- a CDS encoding long-chain-acyl-CoA synthetase encodes MDFLSRVATFVEDLIELPQFLRVKRALDAAGQGALATMGYVCRRQAEKIPDRTALRFEREQVTYGEFNAGVNRYAHVLAKHGVRKGDVVNIMMENSPAMLMAQGACAKLGAIGALINTHLEGRALLHVHRASRAKVAVVDRPCARAMLPLLDELRDLQVLADVPEIVAEGSRFLSLGEALDAASDAEIDIPDVKISDVFLYVYTSGTTGFPKPAIVRHGRFTAGGHSLAVLLDLTPDDCSYAPTPLYHGYANFVGFAPAFHIGACFASRRKFSATEFLPDVRRHGATVFCYVGELCRYLLRTPPTPGDRDHRLRLATGPGLRPDIWLEFKNRFGIERIIDSYGQTEGNVSLQNRRGRVGSCGRCAPFQHDQLKLARYDLERGELVRGPDGFLVECKVGEAGELLSRISKKSAMAFDGYADPADNERKLVRDCFEKGDLYLRTGDLLRRDYASYYYFVDRIGDTFRWKGENVATMEVEHLLNQCPGVHETAVYGVQVPGTEGRAGMALVVPADGAGFDPQAFYDHAARALPPYARPLFVRVAPNVDVTGNFKTRKTRLQAEGFDPERVEDPLWFRDDARRTFVPLERELYREIVEGRVKL; translated from the coding sequence ATGGACTTCCTGTCCCGCGTCGCGACCTTCGTCGAGGACCTGATCGAGCTACCGCAGTTCCTGCGCGTCAAGCGCGCGCTGGACGCGGCAGGGCAAGGCGCGCTCGCCACGATGGGCTACGTCTGCCGCCGGCAGGCGGAGAAGATCCCCGATCGCACGGCCTTGCGCTTCGAGCGCGAGCAGGTCACGTACGGCGAGTTCAACGCGGGCGTGAACCGCTACGCGCACGTGCTCGCCAAGCACGGCGTCCGCAAGGGCGACGTCGTCAACATCATGATGGAGAACTCCCCCGCCATGCTGATGGCCCAGGGGGCGTGCGCGAAGCTCGGCGCGATCGGCGCGCTGATCAACACGCACCTCGAGGGACGGGCGCTCCTGCACGTGCATCGCGCGTCGCGCGCGAAGGTCGCCGTGGTCGACCGGCCGTGCGCACGCGCGATGCTGCCGCTGCTCGACGAGCTGCGCGATCTGCAGGTCCTCGCCGACGTCCCGGAGATCGTCGCCGAAGGCTCGCGCTTCCTGTCGCTCGGCGAGGCGCTCGACGCCGCGTCCGACGCCGAGATCGACATCCCCGACGTCAAGATCTCGGACGTCTTCCTCTACGTCTACACGTCCGGCACGACGGGCTTCCCCAAGCCCGCGATCGTGCGCCACGGACGCTTCACCGCCGGCGGCCACTCGCTCGCGGTCCTGCTCGATTTGACGCCGGACGATTGCTCCTACGCGCCGACGCCGCTCTACCACGGCTACGCCAACTTCGTCGGCTTCGCGCCTGCCTTCCACATCGGCGCATGCTTCGCGTCGAGACGAAAGTTCAGCGCGACGGAGTTCCTGCCCGACGTCCGCCGGCACGGCGCGACGGTGTTCTGCTACGTCGGCGAGCTCTGCCGCTACCTGCTGCGCACGCCGCCGACGCCCGGCGACCGCGACCACCGCCTCCGCCTCGCGACCGGCCCCGGCCTGCGTCCGGACATCTGGCTCGAGTTCAAGAACCGCTTCGGCATCGAGCGCATCATCGACTCGTACGGGCAGACCGAGGGCAACGTCAGCCTGCAGAACCGCCGTGGGCGGGTCGGGTCGTGCGGTCGCTGCGCGCCGTTCCAGCACGATCAGCTCAAGCTCGCTCGCTACGACCTCGAGCGCGGCGAGCTCGTCCGCGGCCCGGACGGCTTCCTCGTCGAGTGCAAGGTCGGCGAGGCCGGCGAGCTCCTGAGCCGCATCTCGAAGAAGAGCGCGATGGCGTTCGATGGCTATGCGGATCCCGCCGACAACGAGCGCAAGCTGGTGCGCGACTGCTTCGAGAAGGGCGACCTCTACCTGCGCACCGGCGACCTGCTGCGGCGCGACTACGCGTCGTACTACTACTTCGTCGACCGCATCGGCGACACGTTCCGCTGGAAGGGCGAGAACGTCGCGACCATGGAGGTCGAGCACCTGCTGAACCAGTGCCCGGGCGTGCACGAGACCGCGGTCTACGGCGTGCAGGTGCCCGGGACGGAAGGACGCGCCGGCATGGCGCTGGTCGTTCCCGCGGACGGCGCCGGCTTCGACCCGCAGGCCTTCTACGACCACGCCGCGCGCGCGCTGCCGCCGTACGCGCGACCGCTGTTCGTCCGCGTCGCGCCGAACGTCGACGTCACCGGCAACTTCAAGACGCGCAAGACGCGCCTCCAGGCGGAAGGCTTCGATCCCGAGCGGGTCGAGGATCCGCTGTGGTTCCGCGACGACGCGCGACGGACGTTCGTGCCCCTCGAGCGCGAGCTGTACCGAGAGATCGTCGAGGGAAGGGTCAAGCTCTGA
- a CDS encoding class I SAM-dependent methyltransferase — MDQEQIRQKIASFPRWHYQFDLAGNLTPIFREKWIIRHAERKRYFFDPVVDLLGGSLKGKRVLDLGCNAGFWSLNAIEAGADFVLGVDGRQMHVDQANFVFDVKGIDKSRYHFAQGNLYEFDFSPWAPFDIVFCFGLMYHIAKPMGLIELISRINTDILIIDTGIIRLPGSFVRYRRESTNDPRATMEYELVSSPTKEAIRDMVQTLGYKAVVLRPQFRSYVGSRRYENGLRRAFLCAKQTDLSKLRVPIEGWEEPTRWFHAPVWYAYRLVQKAREKGLPGFRTPT; from the coding sequence ATGGACCAGGAACAGATTCGCCAGAAGATCGCGAGCTTTCCGCGATGGCACTACCAGTTCGACCTTGCGGGCAACCTGACGCCGATCTTCCGCGAGAAGTGGATCATCCGTCACGCCGAGCGCAAACGCTACTTCTTCGACCCGGTGGTCGACCTGCTCGGCGGATCGCTCAAGGGCAAGCGCGTCCTCGACCTCGGCTGCAACGCCGGCTTCTGGTCGCTGAACGCCATCGAAGCAGGGGCGGACTTCGTGCTCGGCGTCGACGGGCGTCAGATGCACGTCGACCAGGCGAACTTCGTCTTTGACGTCAAGGGCATCGACAAGAGCCGCTACCACTTCGCGCAGGGCAACCTGTACGAGTTCGACTTCTCGCCGTGGGCCCCGTTCGACATCGTCTTCTGCTTCGGGCTGATGTACCACATCGCGAAGCCGATGGGGCTGATCGAGCTGATCTCGCGGATCAACACCGACATCCTCATCATCGACACCGGCATCATCCGCCTGCCCGGCTCGTTCGTGCGCTACCGTCGGGAGAGCACCAACGACCCGCGCGCGACCATGGAGTACGAGCTCGTCAGCTCGCCGACCAAGGAAGCGATTCGCGACATGGTGCAGACGCTCGGCTACAAGGCGGTCGTCCTGCGGCCGCAGTTCCGGAGCTACGTCGGCTCGCGGCGCTACGAGAACGGGCTGCGGCGCGCGTTCCTCTGCGCGAAGCAGACCGACCTCTCGAAGCTGCGCGTGCCGATCGAGGGCTGGGAGGAGCCGACGCGCTGGTTCCACGCGCCGGTCTGGTACGCCTACCGCCTGGTTCAGAAGGCGCGCGAGAAGGGCCTGCCGGGCTTCCGCACGCCGACCTGA
- the thpR gene encoding RNA 2',3'-cyclic phosphodiesterase, which yields MYRLFVCVEIPEPQKQALARLSGDVPGARWLEPDEMHLTVRFIGEVDGVVFRDVMDALGEVRLAPFELTLRGVGHFPPRGEPRVLWAGLERSPELKALHDKVESALVRVGLEPERRKFSPHVTIARLKNTPERAVGSFMAMHGLFRAEPFRVEEFHLYSSRLSAKRAVHRSEAVYPLDDTGAA from the coding sequence GTGTACCGTCTGTTCGTCTGCGTCGAGATTCCCGAGCCGCAGAAGCAGGCGCTCGCGCGTCTGTCCGGCGACGTGCCGGGCGCGCGCTGGCTCGAGCCCGACGAGATGCACTTGACGGTGCGCTTCATCGGCGAGGTCGACGGCGTCGTGTTCCGCGACGTCATGGACGCGCTCGGCGAGGTCCGGCTCGCGCCGTTCGAGCTCACGCTGCGCGGCGTCGGCCACTTCCCGCCGCGCGGCGAGCCGCGCGTGCTGTGGGCGGGGCTCGAGCGCAGCCCGGAGCTCAAGGCGCTGCACGACAAGGTCGAGAGCGCGCTCGTGCGCGTCGGCCTCGAGCCCGAGCGGCGGAAGTTCTCGCCGCACGTGACGATCGCGCGGCTCAAGAACACGCCCGAGCGCGCGGTGGGGAGCTTCATGGCGATGCACGGTCTGTTCCGCGCGGAGCCGTTCCGCGTCGAGGAGTTTCATCTTTACTCGAGCCGGCTCTCGGCGAAGCGCGCGGTGCACCGCTCGGAGGCGGTGTATCCGCTCGACGACACGGGGGCGGCGTGA
- a CDS encoding CoA pyrophosphatase, producing MTPRDLPLIEERIRNRKPRVVDLDPVMRAAVAMVIAPSDGELWTLMIERAKHPLDPWSGHMAFPGGRHDATDASLERTAIRETREEVGIDLVRDGRLIAPLDEIQAQARGRDLDMVITPFVFFLDEVRPPTPDTSEVADALWVPMRIFRDDRYKGSTHLSRDGFEADFPAFLYRGKTVWGLTYRILCGFLEVLDGVGVEPHAPGTR from the coding sequence ATGACGCCGCGTGATCTGCCGCTGATCGAGGAGCGGATCCGCAACCGCAAGCCTCGCGTCGTCGACCTCGACCCGGTGATGCGCGCCGCGGTCGCGATGGTGATCGCGCCGTCCGACGGCGAGCTCTGGACGCTGATGATCGAGCGCGCCAAGCACCCGCTCGATCCGTGGTCGGGGCACATGGCGTTCCCCGGCGGTCGACACGACGCGACCGACGCGTCGCTCGAGCGCACGGCGATCCGCGAGACGCGCGAGGAGGTCGGCATCGATCTCGTGCGCGACGGTCGACTCATCGCGCCGCTCGACGAGATCCAGGCGCAGGCGCGCGGGCGCGACCTCGACATGGTGATCACGCCGTTCGTGTTCTTCCTCGACGAGGTGCGTCCGCCGACGCCCGACACGAGCGAGGTCGCGGACGCGCTGTGGGTGCCGATGCGGATCTTCCGCGACGACCGCTACAAGGGCTCGACGCACCTGTCGCGCGACGGCTTCGAGGCGGACTTCCCGGCCTTCCTCTACCGCGGCAAGACGGTGTGGGGTTTGACCTACCGCATCCTGTGCGGCTTCCTCGAGGTGCTCGACGGCGTCGGCGTCGAGCCGCACGCGCCGGGCACGCGCTGA
- a CDS encoding sulfatase, protein MVKEARPGPALRSRRASAALWLIVFAVVGVGLVAAYAVVPRPAPQPNIVLVVIDALRRDHVGAYGYPRPVTPFLDEVARRGVVFDNAWSHAPQTFNATAALLTGQVAPLLVRRNARPEELWTIYRLADQNSTLAEMLAEVGYDTLGVFTNPHHAPEATFAQGMRLSRYLPGTSKAHGHALAEEVNAAAKDLVAELDPSRPFFAYVHYMDVHNPYLPPEHLKRVFQTTWGRDFYRNGTFEEREPKPSLRDLRFMVDSYDACIRYVDDSLRELFPMFESVSRGRETIFIVTADHGDEFMEHGGLGHGHTVYQELLRVPLIVQGGRLPAGVRVASIARGIDVMPTLAELAGREAPPTSEGRSLLPLIAAAAASDESAAASGAAPGTKPSSERVYNFAWFSRLRSITDGNFHMPRNDPGVLELYDVRSDPLDQNNLAEAQPDVIRRMRFVLLGFERRLRKSREASSELHEDQPEVDPQTVEQLRALGYVE, encoded by the coding sequence ATGGTCAAGGAAGCACGCCCAGGACCTGCGCTGCGCAGCCGGCGCGCGAGCGCCGCGCTCTGGCTGATCGTCTTCGCCGTCGTCGGCGTCGGCCTCGTGGCCGCGTACGCCGTGGTCCCGCGGCCCGCGCCGCAGCCGAACATCGTGCTGGTCGTGATCGATGCCCTGCGCCGCGATCACGTCGGCGCGTACGGCTATCCGCGACCGGTCACGCCCTTCCTCGACGAGGTCGCGCGCCGCGGCGTCGTGTTCGACAACGCGTGGTCGCACGCGCCGCAGACGTTCAACGCGACGGCGGCGCTGCTCACGGGGCAGGTGGCGCCGCTGCTGGTCCGCCGCAACGCGCGCCCCGAAGAGCTCTGGACGATCTACCGCCTCGCCGACCAAAATTCGACCCTGGCGGAGATGCTCGCGGAGGTCGGCTACGACACGCTCGGCGTGTTCACCAACCCGCACCACGCGCCGGAGGCGACCTTCGCGCAGGGGATGCGTCTGTCGCGCTACCTGCCCGGCACGTCCAAGGCGCACGGGCACGCGCTCGCCGAGGAGGTGAACGCGGCGGCGAAGGACCTCGTCGCGGAGCTCGATCCGAGCCGGCCGTTCTTCGCGTACGTCCACTACATGGACGTCCACAATCCGTACCTGCCGCCGGAGCACCTGAAGCGCGTCTTCCAGACGACGTGGGGGCGCGACTTCTATCGCAACGGCACGTTCGAGGAGCGCGAGCCGAAGCCGAGCCTGCGCGACCTACGCTTCATGGTCGACAGCTACGACGCCTGCATCCGGTACGTCGACGACAGCCTGCGCGAGCTCTTCCCGATGTTCGAGAGCGTCTCGCGCGGCCGCGAGACGATCTTCATCGTGACCGCCGACCACGGCGACGAGTTCATGGAGCACGGCGGCCTCGGCCACGGGCACACGGTCTACCAGGAGCTGCTCCGTGTGCCGCTCATCGTGCAGGGCGGACGGCTGCCCGCCGGCGTGCGCGTCGCGAGCATCGCACGTGGCATCGACGTGATGCCGACGCTCGCCGAGCTCGCGGGTCGCGAGGCGCCGCCGACGAGCGAGGGGCGCAGCCTGCTGCCGCTGATCGCCGCCGCGGCGGCGTCGGATGAAAGCGCAGCGGCGTCCGGGGCGGCGCCCGGGACGAAGCCGAGCTCCGAGCGCGTCTACAACTTCGCCTGGTTCTCGCGCTTGCGCAGCATCACCGACGGGAACTTCCACATGCCGCGCAACGACCCCGGCGTGCTCGAGCTGTACGACGTGCGCAGCGATCCGCTCGATCAGAACAACCTCGCCGAGGCGCAGCCCGACGTGATCCGCAGGATGCGCTTCGTGCTGCTCGGCTTCGAGCGGCGCCTGCGGAAGTCCCGCGAGGCGTCGAGCGAGCTCCACGAGGACCAGCCGGAGGTCGATCCGCAGACCGTCGAGCAGCTCCGCGCGCTCGGCTACGTCGAGTGA
- a CDS encoding secondary thiamine-phosphate synthase enzyme YjbQ, which produces MKSHRKELWFNVPSRRGFVNITKQVEAEVRASGVREGLVLVNAMHITASVFINDDEPGLHQDYERWLEQLAPHAPTSQYRHNDTGEDNADAHLKRQIMGREVVVAITDGALDLGPWEQIFYGEFDGRRKKRVLVKIIGE; this is translated from the coding sequence GTGAAGAGTCACCGCAAGGAGCTGTGGTTCAACGTCCCCTCGCGGCGTGGCTTCGTGAACATCACGAAGCAGGTCGAGGCGGAGGTGCGCGCGAGCGGCGTGCGCGAGGGGCTCGTGCTGGTGAACGCGATGCACATCACGGCGTCGGTGTTCATCAACGACGACGAGCCGGGGCTGCACCAGGACTACGAGCGCTGGCTCGAGCAGCTCGCGCCGCACGCGCCGACGTCGCAGTACCGGCACAACGACACGGGCGAGGACAACGCGGACGCGCACTTGAAGCGCCAGATCATGGGTCGGGAGGTGGTCGTCGCGATCACCGACGGCGCGCTCGACCTGGGCCCGTGGGAGCAGATCTTCTACGGCGAGTTCGACGGGCGGCGGAAGAAGCGCGTGCTCGTGAAAATCATCGGCGAGTGA
- the corA gene encoding magnesium/cobalt transporter CorA, whose translation MLTVFVSLHGQVRKAPMIDPAWLRPDSTANVWVDLASPTEEEARILRDVFHFHELAIEDALMEVHHPKVETYGDFLYVILHGIDFEASRHHFATHDTDFFLGRNFLVTVHDGTSRSIGHLHRVCERNARVLEEGPAALMHRIVDTMVDNYVPEVEKLADKLDQIEHQVFEEPNKNLIKEILALKRDVAAMRRVVLPQRDVVSRLARREFDFIGEQVSYRFRDVYDHLVRLTDESMLFHDRLSSLLDAHLASVSNRLNQVMKVLTVITTIFMPLTALTSLWGMNVKLPVYPGGAALQFWWIVGIMIVTAVAMLVAFRRRRWL comes from the coding sequence ATGCTCACGGTGTTCGTCAGCCTGCACGGGCAGGTGCGCAAGGCGCCGATGATCGACCCGGCCTGGCTGCGCCCCGACAGCACCGCGAACGTCTGGGTCGATCTCGCATCGCCGACCGAGGAGGAAGCGCGCATCCTGCGCGACGTCTTCCACTTCCACGAGCTCGCGATCGAGGACGCGCTGATGGAAGTGCACCACCCGAAGGTCGAGACCTACGGCGACTTCCTCTACGTCATCCTGCACGGAATCGACTTCGAGGCCTCGCGTCACCACTTCGCGACGCACGACACCGACTTCTTCCTCGGCCGCAACTTCCTCGTCACGGTGCACGACGGCACCTCGCGTTCGATCGGGCACCTGCATCGGGTGTGCGAGCGCAACGCGCGCGTGCTCGAGGAAGGTCCGGCGGCGCTCATGCACCGGATCGTCGACACCATGGTCGACAACTACGTGCCCGAGGTCGAGAAGCTCGCCGACAAGCTCGACCAGATCGAGCACCAGGTGTTCGAGGAGCCCAACAAGAACCTGATCAAGGAGATTCTTGCCTTGAAGCGTGACGTCGCCGCGATGCGCCGCGTGGTGCTGCCGCAGCGCGACGTCGTGAGCCGGCTCGCGCGCCGCGAGTTCGACTTCATCGGCGAGCAGGTCTCCTACCGCTTCCGCGACGTCTACGACCACCTCGTGCGGCTCACCGACGAGTCGATGCTGTTCCACGACCGGCTGTCGAGCCTGCTCGACGCGCACCTCGCGAGCGTGTCGAACCGCCTGAACCAGGTCATGAAGGTGCTGACGGTGATCACGACGATTTTCATGCCGCTCACCGCGCTCACGAGCCTCTGGGGGATGAACGTGAAGCTCCCCGTCTACCCGGGCGGCGCGGCGCTGCAGTTCTGGTGGATCGTCGGCATCATGATCGTCACCGCGGTCGCCATGCTGGTCGCCTTCCGCAGGCGCCGCTGGCTCTGA
- a CDS encoding HNH endonuclease, with product MAEFPRAPFLVEVDEAHVRRERAKARELRESQWWKRRRASGICHYCGANVGARALTMDHLVPIIRGGRSTRGNVVPACKACNDAKKHSLPFEWEPDASR from the coding sequence GTGGCAGAATTCCCCAGAGCGCCGTTCCTGGTCGAGGTCGACGAGGCGCACGTCCGTCGCGAGCGGGCGAAGGCACGCGAGCTGCGCGAGAGCCAGTGGTGGAAGCGGCGGCGCGCGAGCGGGATCTGCCACTACTGCGGCGCAAACGTCGGCGCGCGCGCGCTGACCATGGACCATCTCGTGCCGATCATCCGCGGCGGGCGCTCGACGCGGGGCAACGTGGTGCCGGCCTGCAAGGCCTGCAACGACGCGAAGAAGCACAGCTTGCCGTTCGAGTGGGAGCCGGACGCAAGCCGATGA
- a CDS encoding matrixin family metalloprotease has translation MVLSRSLLLVLAACATLVAASVRDARAGRASSSSPTLPPALCFAPGTDPALVEDYARAFAIGPSLGARRSSDLAGPAAQYQDGWRWTRTATNGSGLKQGDPTTITWSIVPDGTPIEGTAGEPSAPSNLRAFLNSIYGSETVWLPIFHEVFARWGELTGITYVYQPTDDGVPLFYYEGVLGVRGDVRIGGHRIDGNGNVLAYNFYPNNGDMVLDTADAFFANTSNNSLRLRNTIAHEHGHGLGLRHNCPINETKLMEPYLTLAFDGPQHDDVLGANRAYGDDLEHNDHTGSSSDLGALSNGTVTVRGLSADDDTDVDYFQFRVGPGKKATVKVTPVGMAYPQATQAPSGSCNPWALYNSLTQNDLAVQLLGAGGQSVLGTANAEPAGRAETLANVALPGAGTYFVRVLPGPNDVAQLYDLSLTIADVAPLPDKIFGDEFESPSLAGWSLARTGNGKLFPSTAAAMFGARGLEAVVDVPKRLFLQDDTPNAESRYRVRFWFDPNGFVPGPNKRKVQILQLFSREPKKKRIVSVFVRRTANGYQINAKVRRDGAGMVGTGWRAFSDAPHAIELDWKKSASPEAGDGHLQLWIDGTSVGLLSGLDNAAHFVDFVRFGLPAVRATTSGRVYFDRFESRRASYIGP, from the coding sequence ATGGTTCTTTCCCGATCCCTTCTCCTCGTGCTCGCGGCGTGCGCGACGCTCGTCGCGGCTTCCGTCCGCGACGCGCGCGCCGGCAGGGCAAGCTCCTCCTCGCCCACCCTGCCGCCTGCCTTGTGCTTCGCGCCGGGAACCGACCCCGCGCTGGTCGAGGATTACGCTCGCGCGTTCGCCATCGGACCGTCGCTCGGCGCGCGCCGCAGCTCCGACCTCGCCGGCCCCGCCGCGCAGTACCAGGACGGCTGGCGCTGGACGAGGACCGCGACCAACGGCTCCGGCCTCAAGCAGGGCGACCCGACGACGATCACCTGGAGCATCGTCCCCGACGGCACGCCGATCGAGGGGACGGCGGGCGAGCCGTCCGCGCCGAGCAACCTGCGCGCGTTCCTGAACTCGATCTACGGCAGCGAGACCGTCTGGCTGCCGATCTTCCACGAGGTGTTCGCGCGCTGGGGCGAGCTCACCGGCATCACCTACGTGTACCAGCCGACCGACGACGGCGTCCCGCTGTTCTACTACGAAGGCGTGCTCGGCGTGCGCGGCGACGTGCGGATCGGCGGTCACCGGATCGACGGCAACGGCAACGTCCTCGCCTACAACTTCTATCCGAACAACGGCGACATGGTGCTCGACACCGCCGACGCGTTCTTCGCCAACACCAGCAACAACTCGCTGCGGCTGCGGAACACCATCGCGCACGAGCACGGCCACGGCCTCGGCCTGCGGCACAACTGCCCCATCAACGAGACGAAGCTGATGGAGCCGTACTTGACGCTTGCGTTCGACGGACCGCAGCACGACGACGTGCTCGGCGCGAACCGCGCGTACGGCGACGATCTCGAGCACAACGACCACACGGGCAGCAGCTCCGACCTCGGCGCGCTGAGCAACGGCACGGTGACCGTGCGCGGTCTCAGCGCCGACGACGACACGGACGTCGACTACTTCCAGTTCCGCGTCGGGCCGGGGAAGAAGGCGACGGTCAAGGTCACGCCGGTCGGCATGGCGTACCCGCAAGCGACGCAGGCCCCGTCGGGCTCCTGCAATCCTTGGGCGCTCTACAACTCGCTCACGCAGAACGACCTCGCCGTGCAGCTCCTCGGCGCCGGGGGTCAGAGCGTGCTCGGCACCGCGAACGCCGAGCCGGCTGGTCGGGCGGAGACGCTCGCGAACGTCGCGCTGCCGGGCGCCGGGACATACTTCGTGCGCGTGCTGCCCGGGCCGAACGACGTCGCCCAGCTCTATGATCTGAGCTTGACGATCGCCGACGTCGCGCCGCTGCCCGACAAGATCTTCGGCGACGAGTTCGAGAGCCCGTCGCTCGCCGGGTGGAGCCTCGCCAGGACGGGCAACGGCAAGCTCTTCCCGTCGACGGCCGCGGCGATGTTCGGCGCCCGCGGCCTCGAGGCGGTAGTCGACGTCCCGAAGCGCCTCTTCCTCCAGGACGACACGCCGAACGCCGAGTCGCGCTACCGCGTGCGCTTCTGGTTCGATCCGAACGGCTTCGTCCCGGGCCCCAACAAGAGGAAGGTGCAGATCCTGCAGCTCTTCAGCCGCGAGCCGAAGAAGAAGAGGATCGTCTCCGTGTTCGTCCGCCGGACGGCGAACGGCTACCAGATCAACGCGAAGGTCCGCCGCGACGGCGCCGGGATGGTCGGCACGGGCTGGCGCGCGTTCAGCGACGCGCCGCACGCGATCGAGCTGGATTGGAAGAAGTCGGCGTCGCCGGAGGCGGGCGACGGGCACCTGCAGCTGTGGATCGATGGTACGTCGGTCGGGCTGCTGTCCGGCCTCGACAACGCGGCGCACTTCGTCGACTTCGTGCGCTTCGGTCTGCCTGCGGTACGCGCGACGACGTCGGGGCGGGTGTACTTCGATCGCTTCGAGTCGCGGCGCGCGTCGTACATCGGGCCGTGA
- a CDS encoding type II CAAX endopeptidase family protein → MLGALILSAVATIGLTSRTSWPRLVVEEFPSPARRFLAYAALTVTLALTVVMPATRIGEPVPTERLEHVDFPALFLGHALLLGFLVVWWMLAGFRPLLRFLHVRTENPLRAIRRGVAAGFAGWAVTMLAMAVVGTLVGLVGGEGAAVAEQEEIPGVVRTIVGLSVPQRLALVLSAGIFEELFFRSFLQARTGLLVSSLLFTASHASYGLPLMLVGVFVVSLVIGRVFSARGDVVPCIVAHAVFDAIQLFVVLPAVVEAA, encoded by the coding sequence ATGCTCGGCGCCCTCATCCTATCGGCGGTCGCGACCATCGGCTTGACGTCGCGCACCTCCTGGCCGCGCCTCGTCGTCGAGGAGTTCCCGAGCCCGGCGCGTCGCTTCCTCGCGTACGCCGCGCTGACGGTCACGCTGGCGCTGACGGTGGTCATGCCGGCGACCCGCATCGGCGAGCCGGTTCCAACCGAGCGCCTCGAGCACGTCGACTTCCCCGCGCTCTTCCTCGGCCACGCGCTGCTGCTCGGCTTCCTCGTCGTGTGGTGGATGCTCGCCGGCTTCCGGCCGCTGCTGCGCTTCCTGCACGTGCGCACGGAGAATCCGCTGCGCGCGATCCGTCGCGGCGTGGCGGCGGGCTTCGCCGGCTGGGCGGTGACGATGCTCGCGATGGCGGTCGTCGGCACGCTGGTCGGTCTGGTCGGAGGAGAGGGCGCGGCGGTCGCCGAGCAGGAGGAGATCCCCGGCGTGGTGCGGACGATCGTCGGGCTGTCGGTGCCGCAGCGCCTCGCGCTCGTGCTGTCGGCGGGCATCTTCGAGGAGCTCTTCTTCCGCTCGTTCCTGCAGGCGCGCACGGGGCTGCTGGTCTCGAGCCTGCTGTTCACCGCGAGCCACGCGAGCTACGGCCTGCCGCTGATGCTGGTCGGCGTGTTCGTCGTCTCGCTGGTGATCGGCCGCGTGTTCAGCGCGCGCGGCGACGTCGTGCCGTGCATCGTCGCGCACGCCGTGTTCGACGCGATCCAGCTCTTCGTCGTCCTGCCCGCGGTGGTCGAAGCGGCGTGA